A part of Aspergillus flavus chromosome 1, complete sequence genomic DNA contains:
- a CDS encoding putative eukaryotic translation initiation factor 3 subunit EifCf (translation initiation factor 3, subunit f) codes for MAETDSFLHLARPLGPMAVGSAPTTAPLNVVIHPQALFSILDHSLRRNADQERVIGTLLGTRSEDGTEVEIRTTFAVGHTETTDQVEVDMEYQKQMLALHLKANPKEVLVGWYATSSELNTFSALIQNFYSGQGDGTFPHPAVHLTVSTEPGKDVETRAYISAPVGVTAERAADSAAFIPVPYEIRYGETEKSGLESIAAARDAESRAANIFTDIEALERAVEEVLGMIDRVSKYVESVIDEEAPASTALGQFLLNALALAPKVEPADIERDFNNHIQDVLVVSYLANTIRTQMELSNRLATAQLTLGGESGNAESGQRGGQRGGKGGRGGQQRTQDRSGEEARA; via the exons ATGGCTGAAACTGATTCTTTCCTTCACCTTGCTCGCCCTCTGGGCCCGATGGCAGTGGGGTCTGCACCGACAACCGCCCCTCTGAATGTTGTCATTCATCCTCAG GCTCTCTTCTCGATCCTTGATCATTCCCTCCGTCGCAATGCCGACCAGGAGCGTGTCATCGGAACCCTGCTAGGAACCAGGTCAGAGGATGGAACTGAGGTGGAAATTCGCACTACTTTTGCTGTTGGACACACCGAGACGACGGATCAGGTTGAGGTCGACATGGAATACCAGAAGCAAATGCTTGCCTTGCATCTCAAGGCAAACCCGAAGGAAGTGCTGGTCGGTTGGTACGCCACTTCGTCGGAGTTGAACACCTTCTCCGCTTTGATCCAGAACTTCTACAGCGGCCAAGGTGATGGAACCTTCCCTCACCCTGCTGTCCACTTGACTGTCTCTACCGAACCTGGCAAGGATGTTGAAACCCGCGCCTACATTTCCGCTCCTGTCGGTGTGACGGCAGAGAGAGCCGCCGACAGCGCTGCCTTTATCCCCGTCCCCTACGAGATCCGCTACGGTGAGACCGAGAAGAGTGGTCTGGAGTCTATTGCTGCCGCTCGCGATGCTGAAAGCCGTGCTGCGAACATCTTCACCGATATTGAGGCTCTTGAGCGTGCGGTAGAGGAGGTTCTTGGTATGATCGACCGCGTTTCCAAGTATGTCGAATCTGTCATCGATGAGGAGGCTCCTGCATCGACAGCACTGGGCCAGTTCCTTCTCAACGCTCTCGCTTTGGCGCCCAAGGTTGAGCCTGCCGACATTGAACGGGATTT CAACAACCACATCCAGGACGTTCTGGTTGTGTCTTACCTGGCCAACACCATCCGTACACAGATGGAACTGTCCAACCGCTTAGCTACTGCCCAGCTCACCCTTGGCGGCGAGTCCGGCAATGCAGAGTCCGGCCAGCGTGGAGGTCAGAGAGGCGGCAAGGGAGGCCGCGGAGGACAGCAGCGGACTCAAGACCGGAGTGGAGAGGAGGCTCGCGCGTAA